In Silene latifolia isolate original U9 population chromosome X, ASM4854445v1, whole genome shotgun sequence, the following proteins share a genomic window:
- the LOC141620003 gene encoding uncharacterized protein LOC141620003 encodes MNLITISSTWARVVDVMDGESGSRLFGFIGAGATLGQLFGSLFATGMSWMGSYLLLVSALLMELAAQLSKESNKMTFISLRKIELLKNSWHAERRHVGTRGAH; translated from the exons ATGAACCTGATAACCATATCTTCAACATGGGCAAGAGTTGTTGATGTTATGGATGGCGAG TCAGGTTCAAGATTGTTTGGGTTTATTGGCGCTGGTGCTACACTTGGGCAGCTTTTCGGGTCATTATTTGCGACGGGGATGTCTTGGATGGGATCAT ATTTACTCCTAGTATCTGCTTTGCTGATGGAACTTGCTGCACAGTTATCTAAGGAATCAAACAAGATGACATTCATCTCTCTGAGGAAGATCGAACTTTTAAAAAATTCCTGGCATGCGGAAAGAAGACATGTGGGAACGAGGGGAgcgcactag
- the LOC141620002 gene encoding UPF0496 protein At4g34320-like, which produces MTCLLDMNHEVVKVILECKQDIWKTPDLFDLVEEYFENSLQTLDLNLCLEKCLKRVRDGQLLIMVALQQFEGEKSAGETEYLKTLEELKIFKEAGDPFTDEFFHIFQSVYRQQASMLEKLQIQKNKLDKKLKNVHAWRKVSNIIFVATFDAVARW; this is translated from the coding sequence ATGACTTGTTTGTTAGACATGAACCATGAAGTTGTCAAAGTAATCCTGGAATGCAAGCAAGATATTTGGAAAACCCCTGATTTATTCGACCTTGTTGAAGAATACTTCGAGAACAGTTTACAAACTCTTGATTTAAATCTTTGCCTTGAGAAATGTCTCAAAAGGGTTCGAGATGGCCAGTTACTTATAATGGTCGCGTTGCAGCAATTTGAAGGCGAGAAAAGTGCAGGGGAGACGGAGTATTTGAAAACATTGGAAGAGCTTAAGATTTTCAAGGAAGCCGGAGATCCGTTCACTGATGAGTTTTTCCATATATTTCAGTCTGTTTATAGACAACAAGCATCAATGCTTGAGAAATTGCAGATTCAGAAAAACAAGCTTGACAAGAAGCTGAAAAACGTTCACGCTTGGCGAAAAGTTTCCAATATCATATTTGTAGCCACCTTTGACGCAGTTGCTCGGTGGTGA
- the LOC141620001 gene encoding protein FAR1-RELATED SEQUENCE 5-like codes for MIFPPFTGVDHHKRCVTFGAGPLINESKESFAWLFTKFLEAMGGRYPVCIITDEDLGIEGGLKKVFKDKVQHRYCMWHILKKLPEKVGPVICRETEFLKEINSCVWGEDVELFEFEERWTAIVEAHGLSDNEWLQEKYGIRQFWIPAYFRDLFLGGLMRTTSKSESENHFFATPLDLEKHAAETYTPRIFEEFKVEIKAACFTCAIGDKEKDKNHVILYIDVKDRERKKDYKVGYKTAEMKLVCNCKKFERHGILCRHILCVLKDYGFEKIPSEYLLNRWSKLATCQPIFNFDGQLLADCRSVDAQKNKLTELWSEMFTCVSLIEQSHVNCDELLTILRGFKERVLAETTSSVADDGGYSSIGKKRDKNAEIGMLLGTSVPSEITILPPRQCKNKGSGKRMISQRERAGEVNKKPLRRCKACGQMANHDGRNCDRPKDH; via the exons atgaTATTCCCCCCTTTCACAGGGGTGGATCATCATAAGAGATGTGTGACCTTTGGGGCTGGGCCTCTTATTAATGAGAGCAAGGAGTCATTTGCTTGGTTATTTACGAAATTTCTAGAAGCTATGGGGGGTCGTTATCCTGTGTGTATAATAACTGACGAAGATTTGGGGATAGAAGGAGGACTTAAGAAAGTTTTTAAAGATAAAGTGCAACatagatattgcatgtggcacatattGAAGAAGTTGCCAGAGAAGGTAGGGCCTGTGATATGTAGAGAAACTGAGTTTTTGAAAGAGATAAACTCATGTGTTTGGGGCGAAGATGTGGAGCTCTTTGAATTTGAGGAAAGATGGACAGCCATTGTGGAAGCTCATGGGTTGTCGGATAATGAGTGGCTTCAGGAAAAGTATGGCATTAGACAATTTTGGATTCCAGCTTACTTTCGTGACTTGTTCTTAGGAGGGTTGATGAGAACCACCTCAAAGTCCGAGTCAGAAAATCATTTTTTTG CTACTCCTCTAGACCTAGAAAAGCATGCAGCAGAAACCTACACTCCGAGAATTTTCGAGGAGTTCAAAGTGGAAATAAAAGCAGCATGCTTTACATGTGCCATTGGGgacaaagaaaaagataagaatcaTGTAATTCTCTACATAGACGTCAAGGATCGTGAGAGAAAGAAAGACTATAAGGTGGGTTATAAAACAGCTGAAATGAAACTAGTATGCAATTGCAAGAAATTTGAACGACATGGAATACTTTGTCGACATATTCTCTGTGTCCTTAAAGATTATGGTTTTGAGAAAATTCCAAGCGAATACCTACTTAATAGGTGGAGTAAACTAGCAACCTGCCAGCCAATCTTCAATTTTGATGGGCAGTTGCTTGCTGATTGCAGATCAGTCGATGCACAAAAGAACAAACTGACTGAATTGTGGTCAGAAATGTTCACTTGTGTATCACTAATTGAACAGAGTCATGTTAATTGTGATGAGTTACTAACCATTTTACGCGGGTTCAAGGAAAGGGTACTTGCAGAAACAACAAGTAGTGTCGCTGATGATGGTGGTTATAGTAGTATTGGAAAGAAAAGGGACAAAAATGCGGAAATTGGAATGCTCTTGGGTACAAGTGTGCCTAGCGAAATTACAATTTTGCCTCCAAGACAATGCAAAAACAAAGGCTCGGGAAAAAGAATGATTTCACAAAGAGAAAGAGCGGGGGAAGTCAATAAGAAACCACTAAGAAGATGCAAGGCTTGTGGGCAGATGGCAAACCACGACGGCAGGAATTGTGACCGACCAAAGGATCACTGA